CCCAGCAGCAGCGCGAAGGCATGTTCGGCGACGCTGGCAGACCCATAGTCCGGCACGTGGCACACGGCAATGCCGCGTCGGCGGCAAGCCTGCAGGTCGATGTGATCGAAGCCCGCGGAGCGCGTTGCCACGAGCCGCACGCGCGGCCGCAACCGGAGCACCGATTCGTCAACGCGCGTGCGCACGAAGACGCACAGCACCTCGGTGTCTTCATCGCCGACATCGGATACCACCAGGCGTTCGTTCTGGACGAAATGCGCGTGCCAGTGGGTCGGAAGCCGTTGCTGCAGCGCGGCCTGGTCCGCCGGTGCGATGTCGGAGAACAGAACGGACAGACGGTTCTGTGCGGTCATGAGCCCTCCTCGATTACCCGGTGCAGGGACAGAATGCAGAACGCGGCGATGAAGTGCCCGATCTTGGTGCCTTGCGCGAGTCCCGCTTGCGCGAATACCGTCGGCAGCCGGCCGGCGACCGCATCGCGCATGGTCTCGAATCCGTCGAGCAACTGAACCGTGAAGAACGCCGCGCGGCGCATCGGGCCCTGCGTGGGACCGCAGTCCGCGTAGGCCAGTGCGGGCTTGAATCTGGCCGGAGGATTCGTCATGGCACGGCCAGCCTCGCTCGGGGCTCACGGAACTGCCACAGCACGATGAAGCTGAGCACAGCGGCAAAGAAGCACCACACCGAGATGAACCAGGTTGCATAGAACATGTAGGCGGCGATTGCGGAGACAAAGGCGGCCACCCCAAAAGCCGCCACGCGCCGGTGGCTAGAAACCATCAGGCTTGCGCAGGTGCCGATCAGATACAGGGCCATCGTGGTCATCACGTAGAAGTGCGGCGAGTCGTAGAGGATGTGCTGGCCGACCACGCGGGCCGTGATGGGCAGCTTCACCAGCATCGCCAGCAGGTACAGACCGACGAGCGCGCCCGCGACTGCAATGGCCACCAGAACCCGACGGCGCCAACGGACGCTCTCCAGCGCCAGCGCAGCCAGCGGGACGTAGATCGGCCACAGGACGTGCGAGAAGAACGAGTAGAGATGCGTCAGCGCCACGTTCAGCAAGGGCGCGCGGTCGGGGAACGTCAGCCACAGCATGCCTTCGAGCAGTTGCTGGACCCCGAACAGCAGCGGGATGGCG
This Cupriavidus nantongensis DNA region includes the following protein-coding sequences:
- a CDS encoding DUF6629 family protein; this encodes MCFSAPASFTAAAVLLGLGTVTMRRARSRRELPYAAIPLLFGVQQLLEGMLWLTFPDRAPLLNVALTHLYSFFSHVLWPIYVPLAALALESVRWRRRVLVAIAVAGALVGLYLLAMLVKLPITARVVGQHILYDSPHFYVMTTMALYLIGTCASLMVSSHRRVAAFGVAAFVSAIAAYMFYATWFISVWCFFAAVLSFIVLWQFREPRARLAVP